The Apium graveolens cultivar Ventura chromosome 6, ASM990537v1, whole genome shotgun sequence genome contains a region encoding:
- the LOC141667414 gene encoding fasciclin-like arabinogalactan protein 4, with protein MVIKSLYSHSTPTLLFIVLLSTTTPTPSLSLNLTAILSPYPDLSLFSSLLLSTAVYDDLSTVTSLSLLALPNSLLSSPPTNIADILRYHVLHQYLSPSDLRHLPPSGRLISTLLTTQSNSVPASVNITHDINTNLINIAPSDNEASNITVTSCVKSIPYNVSIFIVNAMMIPPTVDIMASESQPPLGLNITKALIDGHDFNVAASLLEASGVSDQLESDEKGAGITLFIPTDDSFADLLPTVKIQSLTADKKAVLLKYHVLHSYYTLGSLELIVNPAQPTLATELATAGDYTLNISRVNGSVAINSGLIQASVTQTVFDEKPIAIFGINSVLLPKEIFGDTPIKMTTPLLSAQPGAVVPPETKTEFESPSQLSAVDGSDATRRVGLGRYIVGMYCISVLFYVMV; from the coding sequence ATGGTAATAAAATCCCTTTATTCCCATTCTACCCCTACACTCCTCTTCATCGTCCTCCTCTCCACCACCACTCCCACCCCATCTCTCTCCCTCAACCTCACCGCCATCCTCTCTCCCTACCCAGATCTCTCCCTCTTCTCATCTCTCCTCCTCTCCACCGCCGTCTACGACGATCTCTCCACCGTCACATCTCTCTCCCTCCTTGCTCTCCCTAACTCTCTCCTCTCTTCCCCTCCTACTAACATCGCCGACATTCTCCGATACCACGTACTCCACCAATATCTCTCTCCTTCAGATCTCCGTCATCTCCCTCCCTCCGGCCGTCTAATCAGCACTCTCCTTACCACCCAATCCAACTCCGTTCCCGCTTCCGTTAACATAACCCATGACATTAACACCAATTTGATTAACATAGCTCCTTCCGATAACGAAGCGAGTAACATCACAGTCACTTCCTGTGTTAAATCTATTCCGTACAATGTTAGCATTTTTATAGTTAATGCAATGATGATTCCCCCTACTGTGGATATAATGGCTTCGGAATCACAACCGCCATTAGGTCTCAACATCACCAAGGCGTTAATTGACGGTCATGATTTTAATGTAGCCGCGTCGCTGTTAGAAGCTTCCGGAGTCTCTGATCAGCTAGAATCCGACGAAAAAGGCGCCGGAATCACACTTTTCATCCCCACCGACGACTCATTCGCCGATCTACTACCCACTGTAAAAATACAATCTCTAACCGCGGATAAAAAAGCGGTTCTGTTGAAGTACCATGTGTTACATTCATATTACACGCTCGGTTCACTTGAGTTGATAGTGAACCCGGCTCAGCCGACACTAGCCACTGAATTAGCCACTGCGGGAGATTATACGTTAAATATTTCCCGGGTTAACGGGTCGGTTGCGATTAATTCGGGTTTGATCCAAGCTTCGGTGACCCAAACTGTGTTTGATGAAAAGCCAATTGCGATATTTGGGATTAATTCGGTTTTATTGCCTAAGGAAATTTTCGGAGATACTCCGATAAAAATGACCACACCATTGCTTAGTGCGCAGCCAGGGGCAGTGGTGCCGCCAGAGACGAAGACGGAGTTTGAATCGCCGAGTCAATTGTCAGCGGTGGATGGCTCGGATGCAACTAGGCGTGTAGGGTTGGGAAGGTACATTGTTGGGATGTATTGTATATCAGTATTATTTTATGTGATGGTATAA
- the LOC141665942 gene encoding uncharacterized protein LOC141665942, whose amino-acid sequence MLKWVIELGQFDSEYCPRTEIKGLALADFILEFDSKVDNKATVLEEPSSQGNPHVDMREEFPHPWWVLHVDGAVNNNEAGVEIILVTPEGHRLMSVIHFKFYVTNNDAEYEALINGLKIALEVGRLLEKFGSARLEGIPREEKSNVDALAKMGSQMDSVQLGKIPLGIQEIPSIPEVGVF is encoded by the exons ATGCTAAAATGGGTAATAGAGTTGGGACAATTTGATTCAGAATATTGCCCTCGAACAGAAATAAAGGGACTAGCGTTGGCTGATTTCATACTTGAGTTTGACTCTAAAGTAGACAATAAGGCTACAGTGTTGGAAGAACCTTCCTCACAGGGGAATCCTCATGTTGACATGAGAGAAGAGTTCCCACACCCTTGGTGGGTCTTGCACGTCGACGGGGCCGTGAATAATAATGAAGCAGGAGTCGAGATTATTTTGGTCACCCCGGAAGGACATCGTTTGATGAGTGTcattcatttcaagttttatgtCACTAACAACGATGCTGAGTATGAAGCATTAATTAATGGTTTGAAAATAGCTCTGGAAGTGGGG CGTCTACTGGAAAAGTTTGGAAGTGCCAGGCTAGAAGGTATACCGAGGGAAGAAAAGAGCAATGTGGATGCCTTGGCAAAGATGGGGTCGCAAATGGACAGTGTCCAACTTGGGAAAATTCCTTTGGGGATCCAAGAAATCCCAAGTATTCCAGAAGTAGGGGTGTTCTAG